In Drosophila willistoni isolate 14030-0811.24 chromosome XR unlocalized genomic scaffold, UCI_dwil_1.1 Seg144, whole genome shotgun sequence, one DNA window encodes the following:
- the LOC6639613 gene encoding cold shock domain-containing protein CG9705 — translation MAEPKTPEKLSAKPPVFHHQNSHSPNASLQLPSPIITRRTRTASTSARALENPMVTGVVKSFSRTKGHGFITPQAGGEDVFCHVSDIEGEYVPMPGDEVKYRLCAIPPKYEKHQAVHVQISNLTPEVHHKWEEPIFGSSSPAK, via the exons atggccGAGCCAAAAACACCAGAGAAACTTTCAGCCAAGCCGCCAGTATTCCATCATCAAAATAGCCATAGTCCAAATGCTTCACTGCAGCTGCCCAGTCCAATTATTACGCGGCGCACACGCACGGCCTCGAC GTCGGCTCGTGCCTTGGAAAACCCCATGGTCACTGGTGTGGTGAAATCCTTTAGCCGCACCAAAGGACATGGCTTTATAACCCCCCAGGCCGGGGGCGAGGATGTTTTCTGTCATGTTTCCGA CATTGAAGGTGAATATGTCCCCATGCCTGGAGATGAGGTCAAATATCGTTTATGCGCCATTCCACCAAAATATGAGAAACATCAGGCCGTTCATGTGCAGATAAGCAACTTGACGCCAGAAGTTCATCATAAGTGGGAGGAGCCTATTTTTGGTTCATCATCGCCAGCCAAATAA
- the LOC6639614 gene encoding akirin, giving the protein MACATLKRSLDWESMNQRPTKRRRCNPFGQPAGSGSPSRDRDGPSTSLGVPHTPSNRFAKDSTEPSPFSEVALAKMSPDKMAENLCNEIKRLHKRKQLPITGAALERMQDSESSGSEMGPESPRRPDSPPNLMLRPHGEKALFTFKQVQLICENMIKERENKLRERYESVLTTKLAEQYDAFVKFTYDQIQRRYEAAPSYLS; this is encoded by the exons ATGGCCTGTGCAACACTTAAACGTTCCCTGGACTGGGAATCAATGAACCAGCGGCCCACCAAACGTCGTCGTTGCAATCCTTTCGGTCAACCGGCAGGCAGCGGTTCACCCTCACGCGATCGCGATGGACCAAGCACTTCATTGGGTGTGCCCCACACACCGAGCAATCGTTTTGCCAAAGACAGCACTGAACCAAGCCCCTTCTCAGAGGTTGCTTTGGCCAAAATGTCACCAG ACAAAATGGCCGAGAATTTGTGCAATGAAATCAAAAGACTGCACAAACGCAAACAATTGCCCATCACAGGAGCCGCATTGGAACGCATGCAAGACTCGGAATCGAGCGGCTCTGAAATGGGCCCGGAGAGCCCACGCCGCCCGGACAGCCCACCGAACCTAATGCTGCGTCCCCATGGCGAGAAGGCTCTGTTCACATTTAAACAGGTGCAGCTCATATGCGAGAATATGATCAAGGAGCGTGAGAATAAACTACGCGAACGTTATGAGTCTGTGCTGACCACCAAACTGGCTGAGCAATACGATGCCTTTGTTAAATTCACATATGATCAAATCCAACGTCGCTATGAGGCAGCGCCTAGCT ATTTGTCGTAA